The Paenibacillus tianjinensis genome has a window encoding:
- a CDS encoding adenine phosphoribosyltransferase has product MDFKNSIRVIPDFPQAGISFKDITTLLKDGEAYRAAIDELKALVAHLQIDVIAGPEARGFVVGAPLAYALGVGFVPIRKSGKLPYETIEVGYDLEYGKDTLAVHTDAIKPGQNVLIADDLLATGGTIATSVSLVEQLGGKVVGAAFLIELVQLAGRNKLNDIEVVSLLTYED; this is encoded by the coding sequence TTGGATTTCAAAAACAGTATTCGGGTAATTCCGGATTTCCCGCAGGCGGGAATCAGCTTTAAAGATATTACTACATTGCTTAAAGACGGTGAAGCCTACCGTGCAGCAATTGATGAACTTAAAGCGCTTGTCGCTCATTTGCAGATCGATGTAATTGCCGGACCGGAAGCGCGCGGTTTTGTGGTTGGGGCTCCACTCGCTTATGCACTTGGTGTCGGCTTTGTGCCTATCCGCAAAAGCGGCAAGCTTCCTTACGAAACCATCGAAGTGGGCTATGATCTGGAGTATGGAAAGGATACACTTGCTGTTCATACGGATGCTATCAAGCCTGGTCAAAACGTGCTGATTGCTGACGATCTGCTGGCAACCGGCGGTACCATTGCTACTTCTGTCAGTCTAGTAGAACAGCTTGGCGGCAAAGTTGTTGGGGCTGCCTTCCTGATCGAGCTGGTACAGCTTGCCGGACGTAATAAGCTCAATGACATTGAAGTTGTTTCCCTGTTGACCTACGAAGATTAA
- a CDS encoding cation diffusion facilitator family transporter translates to MNDKQSPQSETVAWNGIVSDAALALAKGCVGYFTGSKALLGDALYSGADAAAKLSEALPWRSEQVKKTDETRRTQQGQGNKEPIIAILFSVLILMAGLQIAFSAIRDLTRGHLSTVPPAALVTVLISIVFKEGIFQYQYRYFKKIGDGSHAAYADSHRFSLYSSITALIGITLSMVGGYMEWSPLLYMDPIAALLTGALILRKGYSMITASVYDKKNQELPSEETANFIETVGRVHGVIRVEHLQAIEQGRYVNLQVKISVNPRITVMEAQDISECARKLLQHRFVHVGEVHMDVVPYDPGYPYKSNHQLVDNDIPTLLQ, encoded by the coding sequence ATGAATGACAAACAATCACCGCAAAGTGAGACGGTTGCCTGGAACGGGATCGTCAGCGATGCTGCTCTGGCGTTAGCCAAAGGATGTGTAGGCTATTTTACAGGCAGTAAGGCACTGCTGGGCGATGCATTATATTCCGGAGCAGACGCTGCAGCCAAGCTGTCGGAAGCTCTTCCGTGGCGCTCAGAACAGGTTAAGAAGACGGATGAAACACGCCGCACCCAGCAAGGGCAAGGCAACAAAGAACCGATTATTGCGATTCTTTTTTCAGTACTGATTCTTATGGCCGGACTGCAGATTGCCTTTTCCGCCATCCGGGATCTAACCAGAGGGCATTTGTCCACAGTCCCGCCCGCTGCACTAGTTACCGTTCTGATTTCGATTGTATTTAAAGAGGGTATCTTCCAATACCAATACCGTTACTTCAAAAAAATAGGCGATGGCAGCCATGCCGCTTATGCGGATAGCCACCGTTTCAGTCTATATAGTTCAATTACCGCATTAATCGGGATTACATTGTCTATGGTTGGAGGATATATGGAATGGAGTCCGCTGCTGTATATGGACCCGATAGCAGCGCTGCTGACAGGCGCCCTGATTCTCCGTAAAGGCTATTCCATGATTACGGCTTCTGTATATGACAAAAAAAATCAGGAGCTTCCCTCGGAGGAAACAGCCAACTTCATTGAAACTGTCGGGCGTGTGCATGGTGTGATCCGTGTGGAGCATCTTCAGGCGATCGAACAGGGACGATACGTTAATCTTCAGGTTAAAATCAGCGTCAATCCGCGGATTACCGTCATGGAAGCCCAGGATATCTCGGAATGTGCGAGAAAGCTGCTTCAGCACCGTTTTGTCCATGTAGGCGAGGTGCATATGGATGTCGTGCCGTATGATCCGGGTTATCCCTACAAGAGCAACCATCAGCTTGTGGACAACGATATTCCTACGCTGCTTCAGTAG
- the secF gene encoding protein translocase subunit SecF, with product MRFKKDMDFVHLSKYFFIFSIVITVLGVIFLGFMGLNYSVDFKAGSNVDVSLSKNITQEQLQPALDSLGLSHEPNITIGDKRVNIRYDEELDNEQSAALKTAITKLDDKASFEVNTVDPEMAKELARNAIYSVLLSSLGIIVYVSIRFEWRFAVAAIVALLHDAFMVVAIFSIFRLEVDLTFIVAVLTIIGYSINDTIVIFDRIRENLRFGKQKSYEDLKALVNKSVSQTLMRSLYTAFTVFIAAFFLLILGGESIKMFSLAMVIGLLFGAYSSIFIASPLWLLLKKRQKVAVKNNPAKA from the coding sequence GTGCGCTTTAAGAAAGATATGGATTTCGTGCATCTGAGTAAATATTTCTTTATTTTTTCTATTGTAATTACTGTACTAGGTGTAATCTTCCTGGGATTTATGGGTCTTAACTACAGTGTCGATTTCAAAGCAGGTTCCAACGTCGATGTGTCCTTGTCCAAGAATATTACGCAGGAACAACTTCAGCCTGCTCTCGACAGTCTTGGACTTTCACACGAGCCAAATATTACAATCGGCGACAAGCGGGTGAATATCCGCTACGATGAAGAGCTGGATAATGAGCAGAGTGCTGCACTGAAAACTGCGATTACCAAACTGGATGACAAGGCTTCCTTCGAAGTCAACACCGTTGATCCGGAGATGGCCAAAGAGCTTGCCCGTAATGCGATCTATTCCGTGCTTCTGTCCAGCTTAGGGATTATCGTTTATGTAAGTATCCGTTTTGAATGGCGGTTTGCCGTTGCAGCGATCGTGGCATTGCTCCATGACGCATTCATGGTTGTAGCCATCTTCTCGATCTTCCGCCTGGAGGTAGACCTGACCTTCATTGTCGCGGTGCTTACGATTATCGGATATTCCATTAATGATACGATTGTAATCTTCGACCGTATCCGTGAGAATCTGCGCTTTGGTAAGCAAAAATCGTATGAGGATCTTAAAGCGCTTGTTAATAAGAGTGTATCGCAGACTCTTATGCGTTCCCTCTACACAGCGTTTACAGTGTTTATTGCCGCATTCTTCCTGCTTATTCTCGGCGGAGAATCGATTAAAATGTTCTCGCTCGCTATGGTTATCGGTTTGCTCTTCGGAGCCTATTCCTCCATCTTTATCGCAAGCCCGCTCTGGCTGCTGCTCAAAAAGCGCCAGAAGGTTGCAGTGAAGAACAATCCGGCCAAAGCCTAA
- a CDS encoding DUF421 domain-containing protein: MFKHISVHIFLTVLMYILIFLSMRIMGKREIGKLSVFDLTISIMIAEIAVFVIEDIERPVYDGIVPMATLVLIQILVAQLSLKSRKLRLLVDGKPSVLISDGKLNRHEMRKQRYNIDDLLLQLRGQNIDSPADVEFAILETSGQLTVIEKSKGVSSTNQSGNSSSAAGEQEQDSNEGGNSDTAGNSGASGSTTLPGKKIRYEGLPIPLIMDGKVQDDNLEMIGKNRFWLRTQIRQKGVSDFRDVFLCSIDHKGKIYVDRLDSR, encoded by the coding sequence ATGTTCAAACATATTTCTGTACATATCTTTCTGACCGTGCTGATGTATATCCTCATTTTCCTGAGCATGCGCATTATGGGGAAGCGTGAAATCGGCAAGCTGTCGGTATTTGATCTGACGATCTCCATCATGATTGCAGAAATTGCTGTGTTTGTGATTGAAGATATCGAACGGCCGGTCTACGATGGGATTGTACCTATGGCAACACTGGTTTTGATTCAGATACTAGTTGCACAGCTCAGCCTGAAGAGCAGAAAACTGCGGCTGCTGGTCGACGGCAAGCCAAGTGTCCTAATCTCAGACGGGAAGCTCAACCGGCATGAAATGCGCAAACAGCGGTACAATATTGACGATTTGCTGCTTCAGCTTCGGGGTCAGAATATCGATAGTCCTGCTGACGTGGAATTTGCGATACTGGAGACCAGCGGGCAGCTGACCGTTATAGAAAAAAGTAAAGGTGTCTCATCTACGAACCAGTCCGGCAATAGCAGTTCAGCCGCCGGGGAACAGGAGCAGGATTCAAATGAAGGCGGGAATTCGGACACTGCCGGGAATTCGGGCGCCTCTGGGAGCACTACGCTACCGGGCAAAAAGATCCGATATGAGGGCCTGCCGATTCCGCTGATTATGGACGGTAAAGTGCAGGATGATAATCTGGAAATGATCGGTAAAAACAGATTCTGGCTGCGGACCCAAATCCGCCAAAAAGGGGTTTCTGATTTCCGTGATGTGTTTCTCTGTTCTATCGATCATAAAGGTAAAATTTATGTAGACCGGCTGGACAGCCGATGA
- the spoVB gene encoding stage V sporulation protein B — protein sequence MRKQSFIQGTMILLAAGIINRMLGFIPRIALPRIIGAEGVGLYQLGYPFFIVLVTVITGGIPLAIAKMVAEAEGENRPDQSRRILHTGLTLSLGLGLLFTLIALLCASWVSNVVLTDSRVYYTFVSMTPMISIVAVSSIYRGYFQGRQNMIPSALSSVLESVIRIFFMLWFSWILLPKGIAFAAAGAMLGVTVGEIIGMLALLLQYYFIVNRDKKENSLSLVPSEPGHEKQEVEDPQAAPVMRRLLGIAVPVTAGRLVGSFSYLLESIITARSLALAGIATAAATAQYGSLQGMVIPLLLLPGVLSSSLAVSLVPSLSEAAARHDLTTIHKRMHQALRLAMVTGAPFAAIMYVLAVPLCTLMYGNADTAPMLRMMAPFALFLYVQAPLQAALQAMDRPGRALINTLIGAVVKILLILMLASQPEYGIYGAIIAIMVNSILVTLLHGASVVKLIKLSLRIADPLKTLTAMIIMAAGMSYVYTSVHFSDTGWLQFLLSAASGMALYLGICLLSGLISVRDLDRVPFFKRRR from the coding sequence TTGAGGAAACAAAGCTTTATTCAAGGAACGATGATTCTGCTGGCCGCGGGCATCATTAACCGGATGCTGGGCTTTATTCCCCGGATTGCGCTGCCGCGGATTATCGGCGCCGAGGGCGTTGGCTTATACCAGCTCGGATATCCCTTTTTCATCGTGCTGGTCACAGTGATTACCGGAGGAATACCGCTTGCCATTGCAAAAATGGTGGCCGAAGCCGAAGGGGAGAACCGCCCGGATCAGTCGCGCCGCATCCTGCATACCGGACTTACGCTAAGCCTGGGCCTTGGGCTTCTGTTCACCCTGATTGCACTGCTATGCGCTTCATGGGTTTCAAATGTTGTTCTGACGGACAGCCGGGTATACTATACCTTCGTCAGTATGACCCCCATGATCTCCATTGTTGCGGTGTCTTCCATTTACCGCGGCTATTTTCAAGGCAGGCAGAACATGATTCCTTCTGCACTTTCCTCGGTGCTGGAATCGGTCATCCGGATATTTTTCATGCTGTGGTTTTCCTGGATTCTGCTGCCGAAGGGGATTGCTTTTGCGGCAGCGGGTGCGATGCTGGGGGTAACCGTCGGAGAGATTATCGGAATGCTGGCCCTGCTGCTGCAGTATTACTTTATCGTGAATAGAGACAAAAAGGAAAATAGCTTATCTTTAGTGCCGTCAGAGCCTGGACATGAAAAGCAAGAAGTAGAGGATCCACAGGCGGCCCCGGTAATGAGACGGCTGCTTGGAATAGCGGTTCCTGTCACAGCAGGACGGCTTGTCGGTTCCTTTTCCTATTTGCTGGAGTCCATCATTACCGCCCGCAGCCTGGCGCTTGCCGGAATTGCGACTGCTGCAGCCACTGCACAATACGGATCTCTGCAAGGTATGGTCATACCGCTGCTGCTGCTTCCCGGGGTGCTGAGCTCTTCACTTGCGGTTTCGCTTGTTCCCTCATTGTCAGAAGCGGCAGCCCGTCATGATCTGACTACCATTCATAAAAGAATGCATCAGGCTCTGCGGCTGGCGATGGTCACGGGTGCCCCTTTTGCCGCGATCATGTATGTGCTTGCCGTACCCCTGTGCACGCTTATGTACGGCAATGCGGACACCGCCCCAATGCTGCGGATGATGGCCCCTTTTGCACTGTTTCTTTATGTTCAGGCACCGCTGCAGGCCGCTCTTCAAGCCATGGACCGGCCGGGCCGGGCCCTCATTAATACGCTGATTGGTGCGGTGGTCAAAATCCTGCTCATCCTAATGCTCGCCTCACAGCCGGAGTACGGGATCTATGGTGCCATCATAGCGATTATGGTCAACAGTATTCTGGTCACTCTGCTGCATGGAGCCAGCGTAGTAAAGCTGATCAAATTGTCGCTTAGAATCGCCGATCCCCTCAAAACACTCACCGCAATGATCATCATGGCAGCCGGGATGTCTTACGTGTATACCTCTGTACATTTCTCTGACACCGGATGGCTGCAGTTCTTATTGTCCGCCGCGAGCGGCATGGCCCTTTATCTGGGAATCTGCCTGCTCTCCGGCCTCATCTCAGTACGTGATCTGGACCGGGTGCCATTCTTCAAACGGCGGCGTTAA
- the secD gene encoding protein translocase subunit SecD encodes MKRLLSFIITVLVLTGVMAFTTPGLLDRVRLGLDLKGGFEILYHAEPMETGGTLTRASLQKTAESLEKRANALGTSEPEVTTEGTDRIRLKIAGVTDEAEVRKKMKEPAVLTFRSAAEGDATGVYSKIELVGSDFVENAAEVQRNNLNQPEISITVKDKKKFAEITERLLGKELAIYLDDQLLGNPPVVRAVLTDGKASISGNYTIDEARALADTINLGALPLKLTEKYSQSVGATLGKQSLDQTITAGLVGSLIILIFMMAMYRLPGVLASFALILHTWLLILVFVIADFTLTLPGIAAFILGIGMAVDANIITNERIREEMRSGKSILSSVKAGNKTSFRTVMDANVTTIIVAAVMFAFGTGAVKGFALILIVEIVLSIATNLYFAHWLLTVLVKAGTLKKPKQFGVKESDIRAL; translated from the coding sequence ATGAAGAGACTGTTGAGCTTTATCATTACCGTGCTCGTTTTAACAGGCGTTATGGCGTTTACAACTCCAGGGCTGTTGGACAGAGTCCGGCTGGGTCTTGACCTGAAGGGCGGATTCGAGATTCTGTATCACGCTGAGCCGATGGAAACGGGAGGAACGCTGACCCGGGCTTCATTGCAAAAGACAGCGGAAAGCTTGGAAAAACGCGCGAACGCGCTGGGAACAAGCGAGCCTGAGGTGACTACGGAGGGAACAGACCGCATTCGTCTGAAGATTGCCGGTGTTACCGACGAAGCTGAAGTCCGCAAGAAAATGAAAGAACCTGCGGTCCTGACTTTCCGCAGTGCTGCCGAAGGCGATGCAACAGGAGTTTATAGCAAGATTGAACTTGTGGGCAGTGATTTTGTTGAGAATGCTGCAGAAGTTCAGCGCAACAACCTGAACCAGCCAGAGATCAGCATCACTGTTAAAGATAAGAAGAAATTCGCGGAGATTACCGAAAGGTTGCTCGGTAAGGAACTGGCTATCTATCTCGATGATCAGCTGTTGGGCAATCCACCAGTCGTTAGAGCTGTATTGACCGATGGTAAAGCGTCGATCTCCGGAAATTACACGATAGATGAAGCACGTGCATTGGCTGACACCATTAACCTCGGTGCCCTGCCGCTGAAGCTGACCGAGAAATACTCCCAAAGCGTTGGAGCAACTCTTGGTAAACAGTCTCTCGATCAAACAATCACAGCAGGTCTTGTAGGTTCTTTGATTATCCTGATCTTCATGATGGCTATGTACCGTCTGCCTGGTGTTCTGGCCAGCTTCGCGCTGATCCTGCATACTTGGCTGCTGATTCTGGTCTTTGTCATCGCTGACTTTACCCTGACACTCCCCGGTATTGCTGCATTTATCCTCGGTATAGGGATGGCGGTTGATGCCAATATCATTACGAACGAACGGATAAGAGAAGAGATGCGTAGCGGCAAGAGTATCCTGTCCTCCGTAAAAGCGGGTAACAAAACCTCTTTCCGGACCGTCATGGACGCCAATGTAACAACCATTATCGTTGCGGCCGTTATGTTCGCATTCGGTACCGGCGCGGTTAAAGGCTTTGCACTGATTCTGATTGTCGAAATCGTGCTCAGTATCGCAACGAACCTCTATTTTGCCCACTGGCTGCTCACGGTGCTGGTTAAAGCCGGTACTTTGAAAAAACCGAAGCAATTTGGGGTAAAGGAGAGTGACATCCGTGCGCTTTAA
- the uraA gene encoding uracil permease, translating into MQREIQVNEKLPWGPGFLLSLQHLFAMFGSTVLVPNLFGVDPGMILLMNGIGTLLYILVCRGKIPAYLGSSFAFISPVLSVLDKYKGDHQHGYSLALGAFIVTGVIFILVALIVRYAGTGWIDVVFPPAVMGAIVATIGLELVPVAARMSGLIAPEGVTDWTPDGKAITLSMVTLGVTVIGSVMFRGFPKIIHILIGIVTGYVLAYIMGQVNTGAIADASFFSHPTITTPSFDWQVILTIIPVSLVVIVEHIGHLLVTSNIVGKDLTKDPGLDRSLMGNGISTILSGFVGSTPNTTYGENIGVMALTKVYSVFVIGGAAVIAILLSFSGTFSSVIANIPGPVMGGVSLLLFGVIAASGLRIFVEQKVDFSKATNMILATLVLVVGISGISLNLGGVQLKGMALATIVGMVLSLFFKLIEVLGLSNEHESDKSAH; encoded by the coding sequence TTGCAACGCGAAATTCAAGTTAACGAGAAACTCCCGTGGGGCCCGGGCTTTTTACTGAGTCTGCAGCATCTGTTCGCCATGTTCGGCAGCACTGTGCTTGTCCCTAACCTGTTCGGGGTAGACCCGGGCATGATTCTGCTGATGAACGGTATCGGCACCTTGCTCTATATATTGGTCTGCCGCGGCAAAATCCCGGCTTATCTAGGGTCAAGCTTCGCCTTTATCTCACCGGTGCTCAGTGTGCTGGATAAATACAAGGGAGATCATCAGCATGGATATTCGCTTGCACTTGGCGCGTTTATTGTTACCGGCGTTATTTTTATTCTGGTTGCATTAATCGTCCGTTATGCCGGAACGGGCTGGATTGATGTTGTATTTCCTCCCGCAGTTATGGGGGCTATCGTTGCAACCATCGGACTTGAACTGGTGCCGGTAGCTGCACGCATGTCCGGGCTGATCGCACCGGAAGGCGTTACAGACTGGACTCCGGACGGTAAAGCCATTACGCTGTCTATGGTCACACTCGGTGTAACCGTAATCGGTTCCGTGATGTTCCGCGGATTCCCCAAAATCATTCATATCCTCATCGGTATCGTTACAGGTTATGTGCTGGCCTATATTATGGGACAGGTTAACACCGGAGCTATCGCTGACGCGAGCTTCTTCTCCCATCCGACGATCACTACTCCGTCCTTCGACTGGCAGGTTATCCTGACTATCATTCCTGTATCGCTTGTTGTTATCGTTGAACATATTGGCCACTTGCTTGTTACCAGCAATATTGTCGGCAAAGACCTGACCAAAGATCCCGGACTTGACCGCTCCCTGATGGGTAACGGGATATCCACTATACTTTCCGGATTTGTAGGTTCTACCCCTAACACCACCTATGGTGAAAATATCGGCGTTATGGCTTTAACCAAAGTGTATTCGGTATTTGTAATCGGCGGCGCAGCGGTAATCGCGATTCTGCTGTCCTTCTCGGGAACCTTCTCTTCTGTAATTGCCAATATTCCCGGACCTGTTATGGGCGGGGTGTCTCTCCTGTTATTCGGGGTAATCGCCGCATCCGGCTTGCGCATTTTCGTAGAACAGAAAGTCGACTTCTCCAAAGCAACCAACATGATTCTTGCAACTCTGGTGCTGGTAGTAGGCATAAGCGGCATTTCGCTTAATCTAGGCGGTGTGCAGCTCAAAGGTATGGCGCTTGCTACGATTGTTGGTATGGTGCTCTCCTTGTTCTTCAAGCTGATTGAAGTTCTGGGCTTGTCCAATGAACATGAATCTGATAAATCCGCTCATTAA
- the recJ gene encoding single-stranded-DNA-specific exonuclease RecJ has protein sequence MLHSKTRWHSPAADPDTVRDLARSLSISPLLSSLLVTRGLDAPQEALLFMDGGAEDSHDPFLLKGMAEAVPRIRKALQDGEHILVYGDYDADGVSSTALMIYLLRYLGASFDIYIPHRSNEGYGLHNHALDWAVQQGVSLIITVDTGISAVHQIAYAAELGMEVIVTDHHEPPEHLPEAFALINPKLPDCPYPFKGLAGVGVAYKLAEALLDGKVPEEWSEIAAIGTVADLMPLLGENRSLVRRGLSSMRNSPFPGIRALLEVSGITMSTVGAVNIAFGMAPRINASGRLDHAGRAVSLLTTAHPGEAEQLAGELDLLNKERQLVVERIVAEATEKLSKQIGDGEPPDIIVLAEQGWNVGVVGIVASKLLERYYRPVIILDIHPETGMCKGSARSIPGLDIYAALSSCSGLMDHFGGHPAAAGMSLHRDNLNAFAAALNEYAAAVLTPEHLVPVTAADGETEIADLTLQAALELERLAPFGMANPLPKFIVRGAAVKETRKMGQEGKHLKLVLQQGRHTIEAVAFGKGPLAELLPGGTVIDVLAELTVNEWNGSRKPQLMLQDLAVPQSQLFDLRGAADAVKQAVYIKELLQPYSGGAPFRTAAVFQNSRLSPLSQLKGMSLWVYDEEAGISPLPSGQAEASGTISLLCLLDMPETPEQLDALLAAFPQVENIALLHSLRDGRDRLQIPTRDHFKALYKLLAGIAAAPTPEHEVLLRLSRQSPLSVRMLGKMLDVFEELEFIERSGGTISFVSQPSAKSLTASRQFVRLGQIAEMEQYFMEGSLRELEDWMLARRQGVS, from the coding sequence TTGCTTCATTCAAAAACAAGATGGCATTCTCCGGCAGCCGATCCCGATACAGTTCGGGATTTGGCCCGGAGCCTTTCTATTTCTCCGCTCCTTTCTTCTTTACTTGTGACAAGAGGCCTGGATGCTCCTCAAGAGGCATTGCTCTTTATGGACGGAGGAGCGGAAGACAGCCATGATCCATTCCTGCTTAAGGGAATGGCCGAGGCTGTCCCGCGTATTAGAAAGGCATTGCAAGACGGAGAACATATTCTGGTATATGGTGATTATGATGCAGACGGAGTGTCCAGCACGGCGCTTATGATCTATCTGCTTCGTTATCTCGGCGCTTCATTCGATATTTATATTCCGCACCGCTCTAATGAAGGCTATGGACTTCATAATCATGCGCTGGATTGGGCAGTGCAGCAAGGCGTTTCGCTTATCATTACGGTTGATACCGGAATCAGTGCGGTCCACCAGATCGCTTATGCTGCGGAACTGGGGATGGAGGTAATCGTTACCGATCATCATGAACCGCCGGAGCATCTGCCGGAAGCGTTTGCCTTGATTAATCCCAAGCTGCCGGATTGTCCTTACCCGTTCAAAGGATTGGCTGGGGTAGGTGTGGCCTACAAGCTTGCCGAAGCATTACTGGACGGTAAGGTGCCTGAGGAATGGAGTGAAATCGCCGCGATTGGCACAGTAGCCGATCTGATGCCGCTGCTCGGTGAGAACCGCAGCCTTGTGCGCAGGGGGCTCTCCAGTATGCGGAATTCTCCTTTTCCTGGGATACGGGCGTTGCTCGAGGTCAGTGGAATAACAATGAGTACCGTGGGTGCGGTGAATATTGCCTTTGGCATGGCACCGCGGATTAATGCCAGCGGCCGGCTGGATCATGCGGGCCGGGCGGTATCCCTGCTGACTACTGCCCACCCGGGCGAGGCGGAGCAACTGGCCGGCGAACTTGACTTGTTGAACAAGGAAAGGCAGCTGGTGGTTGAACGAATTGTTGCTGAAGCTACTGAGAAGCTCTCCAAACAAATAGGTGACGGCGAGCCGCCGGATATTATTGTCCTTGCGGAACAAGGCTGGAATGTCGGTGTCGTCGGGATCGTGGCTTCCAAGCTGCTTGAACGGTATTACCGCCCGGTGATCATTCTCGATATTCATCCGGAGACCGGGATGTGCAAGGGATCTGCCCGCTCGATTCCCGGGCTGGATATTTATGCGGCATTGTCCTCGTGCTCCGGGTTAATGGATCATTTTGGCGGTCATCCGGCTGCTGCCGGAATGAGCCTGCACCGTGACAACCTTAATGCTTTTGCAGCGGCTTTGAATGAATATGCTGCAGCAGTACTGACACCGGAACATCTTGTTCCTGTAACGGCTGCGGATGGTGAAACGGAAATCGCAGATCTGACGCTGCAGGCTGCGCTTGAGCTGGAACGTCTGGCGCCCTTTGGAATGGCTAATCCGTTGCCGAAGTTCATTGTGCGCGGAGCAGCAGTGAAAGAGACCCGGAAGATGGGGCAGGAAGGCAAGCACCTGAAGCTAGTCCTGCAGCAAGGCAGGCATACCATTGAAGCGGTAGCCTTTGGCAAAGGCCCATTGGCTGAATTATTGCCTGGCGGAACTGTCATTGATGTACTAGCCGAGCTGACAGTTAATGAGTGGAACGGCTCGCGCAAGCCGCAGCTAATGCTGCAGGATCTTGCTGTGCCACAATCACAGCTGTTTGACCTCCGAGGCGCAGCTGATGCGGTGAAGCAGGCGGTCTACATCAAAGAACTGCTGCAGCCCTATAGCGGTGGCGCGCCTTTCAGAACAGCTGCGGTCTTTCAGAACAGCCGGTTATCACCGCTTAGTCAATTGAAAGGCATGTCACTGTGGGTTTATGATGAGGAAGCCGGGATCTCTCCTCTCCCTTCTGGACAAGCGGAGGCAAGCGGGACAATATCCCTGCTCTGTCTGCTCGACATGCCGGAAACGCCGGAACAGCTGGATGCCTTGCTTGCTGCTTTTCCGCAAGTAGAGAATATTGCGCTGCTGCACTCACTCCGCGACGGACGTGACCGGCTGCAGATTCCTACGCGCGATCATTTCAAAGCCTTATATAAATTACTGGCGGGGATTGCTGCTGCACCAACACCAGAGCATGAGGTGCTGTTGCGGCTTAGCCGCCAGTCACCGTTAAGTGTGCGCATGCTGGGTAAAATGCTGGATGTGTTCGAGGAGCTTGAATTTATTGAGCGCTCCGGGGGGACAATCTCTTTTGTCTCCCAGCCTTCCGCCAAGAGTTTAACGGCCTCACGGCAATTCGTCAGATTAGGCCAGATTGCCGAAATGGAACAATATTTCATGGAAGGCAGCCTTCGTGAGCTGGAGGATTGGATGCTGGCCCGCCGTCAGGGCGTGTCCTAA
- a CDS encoding post-transcriptional regulator, with protein MESEQLNFDELSDAIEAMCSSKAEEFQLLGYEYVTGKDIWDCVSRNYAKEGKPPLHKLVNDIYSLKATSYMNYLTIAAYRGFT; from the coding sequence GTGGAATCGGAACAATTGAATTTTGACGAACTTAGCGATGCGATCGAGGCCATGTGCTCCAGTAAGGCGGAGGAATTCCAGCTTCTGGGCTATGAGTACGTAACGGGCAAGGATATCTGGGATTGTGTCAGCCGTAACTATGCCAAGGAGGGCAAGCCGCCGCTGCACAAGCTGGTGAACGATATTTATTCATTAAAGGCCACAAGCTATATGAATTATTTGACAATAGCGGCATACAGGGGATTCACCTGA
- a CDS encoding TIGR04086 family membrane protein: MYLIRRLLSWRISNPVLSGLCRSFMWMLAGAFVLSLLLWGSGLKEQDLTMYTYLVHGIAAAFGGLTAGSRAVNKGWYQGALTGTFYGAIVLLVGFLALDSSPAGIDGLWILAAAAIGALGGMFGVNLQKS, encoded by the coding sequence ATGTACTTAATCCGGCGCCTGCTTTCGTGGAGAATTTCAAATCCAGTTCTGTCGGGCTTATGCCGATCGTTTATGTGGATGCTGGCAGGGGCATTTGTTCTCTCACTTCTACTGTGGGGCAGCGGCCTTAAGGAGCAGGACCTTACCATGTATACGTATCTTGTCCACGGTATTGCTGCCGCATTCGGCGGCCTGACAGCCGGAAGCAGAGCCGTTAACAAGGGCTGGTATCAAGGCGCGCTAACCGGCACTTTTTACGGGGCCATTGTGCTGCTGGTCGGATTTCTCGCGCTTGACAGCTCGCCTGCCGGCATTGACGGCTTGTGGATTTTGGCGGCTGCAGCCATTGGGGCACTTGGAGGAATGTTTGGGGTCAATTTGCAAAAATCCTAA